The genomic region GGAGACCTTCAAGCCGGGAGAGAGCGTCGATGGGAGGCCCTACATACGGCCAGAGTACGGCCCACTGGCGGGCGCCTACAACAGGGCCTTTGCCTTCGTTCGCGGTGGAGTCATAGCAGGAAACCCATTCATGGGTGAGGAGTTTACCTTTTTCCGTCTCTTTGACTTCTACACCTTCTACGCCCCCTTCAGGGTAAACGCGATAAACGTCGGAGGGGGCATCCTCACAGCCTACAACGCCCACCACGATGCGGTTTATAGTGGGAACCCGGCCGATGTCGGCATGGAGTGGGCGGCGACGAACACCATAACCGGACCCAGCGTTCTCCTCTACCTTGCCCCGCCAATGGTGAAAATAGTGGGAGCCTTTGGCGCCAGGGTGACGAGCATCGAGAAAGTGGACGGGAAGCTCCTCGTGGCGACCAACACGGCACCGAACACGGGCTCAACCGAGGCGACGCCCTTTGATACGGGGAGCAGGGATGTGGTGGTTCTCGACGAGAAGATAATCCAGGAAAAGCCCCCCGCGGTGAGCTTCTCCCTTCCGCTCGCGCTTCCGAGCATGGCGAAGAACCTGGGTGCCGGAACCTTCGGTGGTATCCCACTGGACGGCTACCGCGAGCCAAGGATGGTTCTCTACCTGAGCACGGACAACAGGCTGACGGTTCACGAGTACGAGCTGGTACTGCCGGCTGGAGGGGCGGTGAGCGAAACCTTCGAAGTGAGGGCCGGAAAGAACGTGCTCGACCTCAGCTCGTTCAGCGGCATCGTGAGCTTCGAGCTGGAAAAACCGGATATGGGGGGGAAGGTAAGAATAGAGCTCCGATGAACCTTCCCCTTTACGATTCCATTCTTCCGAGGAGGTTGTTCCACGAGTAGCTGGATTCTATGAGTTCCCCAACGGTTACGGTTTCCTCACCCGTTATCTCCGGCTCAAGGTCACTGAGCTTTTTGAGGAGCTCCTCCCGCGGAAGGGTCTCCTCATCGAATATTACAAAGCCGTTCTTGGCGTAGCCGTTGAGGAATATCCTCCACACCCTTTCATCTTTCTCAAGCTCGTACTGCTTGGCCATTGCATTCTCCCAGTTTATCCTTCCAAACCTGAAGACCAGCTTGGTGAGCCTCTTCCCGGGCTTGACAGTCACTTCCATCACCCCTTTATGGTTCCGAAGTAGTCTTCAATGTCGATGTAGGTCTTCCTGTAGAGCTCGCTCCCCTTCATCCTCTCAACGAACTCCTTCGTCCTGATGTACTTGTCCTTCTGGTACTCCCAGTCTGGGTGCATGGCCTTCCACTCCTCCCATGTGTAGCTGAACTGGGCCTGAACCTTGTCACGGTAGAGTTCTGGAATCACGTTGAAGGTACAGAAGGGCACTATCCTGCCGTCGGGCATTGCGTAGTGGATAACGCAGCGCTCCACACGCTCAACATCGTAGTTGTACTCGTCCATGAAGTGCATCATCCCGAGGAAGAGGGCGTTGGTGTGGAACTTGCCGAGGGCGTCGTAGTTTCCATGCATGAAGGCGTTCTTTATGAGTTCGAGTACCCCGAGCCCCTTGGGGGCGTATTTTTCATCGTAGAAGCTCTTGAACTTCATGAATATCTCCGCCCCGAGCTTGAGCTTCTGGAGCCTTCCGAGGCTCTTCCACTTCTCTATCTCCTCCGCCTTGCTCTCAAGGTACTCAACGAAGCCCTCAACGTCGAGGAACCTGCTTATCGGCACAACGCGTTTGTTGTCCCTGTCAAGGAAGACGTAGGTTGCTGCACCACAGCAGTAGTGGCTCGTCATGTAGTAGCGCGAGCCGGTGAAGGCCTCAAAAAACCTCGCTATGTGGCCAGCGATAGGAATCGGGTACCAGTCGTCCATCGCTATTGCACCGTTGGTCTGCTCCTCTATCCTCGCTATCGCGCCCGGTATAGTTATTCTAAACCTCTGGCGCTCCTTCTTCGGAACCCTTCCGACGAGGGAAATCGGCTGGAAGTTGACACCGCGCACTATATCGAGGTGGTTCAGGCCGAAGTTTATAATGGCCCCAAGCTCGTGGTCGTTAACGTTCCTTATGGTCGTTGGCACTAAGACTATACCCGGACCCCCTGCCTTCCTCACGTTCTCGAATATGAGCGGAATCTCCCAGTGGTTCTTCCAGTTTGTCTGGGGGGTCATACCATCGTAGCTGAGGTAGAGGGTATTAACGCCCGCCTCGCGGATTTTCTTAACCAGTTTGGGCTCAAAGGCGAGCTTTATTCCATCGGTGTTGAGCTGGACGTGATCGTAACCTTCCTCCTTGGCGATCTTAATTATCTCTATGAGGTCCTCACGGAGGGTTGGCTCTCCGCCGGTCAGCTGGACGGCATTGGCTCCAACCGGATACTCCTTCTTGGCGTTTCTGAGCATCATGCGTATCTGCTCAAGGGTGGGCTCGTATATCGGCTGGCCCTCCTTGGCGTAGAAGAAGCAGTACCAGCAGCTCAAATTACAGCGGTTGGTGAGAACTATGTTGAGCAAACTGGTGTGTGAGCGGTGCCTTGCGCAGAGACCGCAATCCAAGGGACAGTTAACACCGCTGTTCTCAACGTTGGCACTCATGAGCTTGAAGTCAAACTTCCACCTCTGGAAGCGGTAGTACTGCTCAACGCTCTCGTAATAGACATCGGTTATCATACCTTCCGGACAGCGTTTCGTTATCCATACCTTACCATCCTTCTCCCATACGAGGGCCGGAACGACCCTTCTAGTTTCGGGACAGAGGGAGTACGTTCTGTGCGGCAGCGGCCCACCGTATGCCCTGCTGGCCTTCCTAATCATCTCCTCGAACTGCTCCTCACTGATCTCAGGGAACTCGATTATGTCCCTGATCCTCTTTGTAAGCTGGTTGAATTCTTTTTCGCCGCTGGGTACTTCACCAACGCTCTCTGCCATATCAGCCACCTCTTCAACTTTTGCCTTTGGTCATTTATCCAATCATCAGGTATAAAAACTTTTGCGTAAATATGAAGATTTTCCTGCATATCTATGGCCCACATTTGGGTAAAAGGCTAAGAGTTAAAAGTAGGCCCTCAAAGTTACTCCGGTGGTGAGATGCCGGCGAGAGAAATGAGGATGGAGATGTTCCTCCGCGCC from Thermococcus sp. MAR1 harbors:
- a CDS encoding DUF2139 domain-containing protein, producing the protein MLLRNYRFSGRYGPEWGSGGIFGLRYHNGTLYFTLAFEAEAHFIDVKSGGEKVYDFTLLGDAPTSGGDTYNAVETVDEFIYFGGWVHAPAVYRKDRRILFNNKYSHVHVYDTEEETVKLLWRDSIHHDTDWAGEVSDILYDPYNDSLLLAREDGHANLGVYALDRRTGKAEPLIHEPSAKGTRVHDAAFFGIGNNFTEGLREIKALDLIDGKWETFKPGESVDGRPYIRPEYGPLAGAYNRAFAFVRGGVIAGNPFMGEEFTFFRLFDFYTFYAPFRVNAINVGGGILTAYNAHHDAVYSGNPADVGMEWAATNTITGPSVLLYLAPPMVKIVGAFGARVTSIEKVDGKLLVATNTAPNTGSTEATPFDTGSRDVVVLDEKIIQEKPPAVSFSLPLALPSMAKNLGAGTFGGIPLDGYREPRMVLYLSTDNRLTVHEYELVLPAGGAVSETFEVRAGKNVLDLSSFSGIVSFELEKPDMGGKVRIELR
- a CDS encoding DUF3213 domain-containing protein; this encodes MEVTVKPGKRLTKLVFRFGRINWENAMAKQYELEKDERVWRIFLNGYAKNGFVIFDEETLPREELLKKLSDLEPEITGEETVTVGELIESSYSWNNLLGRMES
- the tes gene encoding tetraether lipid synthase Tes, which translates into the protein MAESVGEVPSGEKEFNQLTKRIRDIIEFPEISEEQFEEMIRKASRAYGGPLPHRTYSLCPETRRVVPALVWEKDGKVWITKRCPEGMITDVYYESVEQYYRFQRWKFDFKLMSANVENSGVNCPLDCGLCARHRSHTSLLNIVLTNRCNLSCWYCFFYAKEGQPIYEPTLEQIRMMLRNAKKEYPVGANAVQLTGGEPTLREDLIEIIKIAKEEGYDHVQLNTDGIKLAFEPKLVKKIREAGVNTLYLSYDGMTPQTNWKNHWEIPLIFENVRKAGGPGIVLVPTTIRNVNDHELGAIINFGLNHLDIVRGVNFQPISLVGRVPKKERQRFRITIPGAIARIEEQTNGAIAMDDWYPIPIAGHIARFFEAFTGSRYYMTSHYCCGAATYVFLDRDNKRVVPISRFLDVEGFVEYLESKAEEIEKWKSLGRLQKLKLGAEIFMKFKSFYDEKYAPKGLGVLELIKNAFMHGNYDALGKFHTNALFLGMMHFMDEYNYDVERVERCVIHYAMPDGRIVPFCTFNVIPELYRDKVQAQFSYTWEEWKAMHPDWEYQKDKYIRTKEFVERMKGSELYRKTYIDIEDYFGTIKG